The following proteins come from a genomic window of Aquimarina sp. MAR_2010_214:
- a CDS encoding DUF3347 domain-containing protein, protein MVFIFTALLGVSCNKDKKPESVAVDENINEIVDYNKTDLISKVKFSDIKTQEIYDLYLSVKAALVNSESGIVQAETKKLEAVIEDSEENKQIKAVSKLISLTKDIKKQRDFFVSLTSEVEKLVGKAKITSGEVYKQFCPMAFDGEGGYWLSDSKEVRNPYYGKKMLACGSVEKTFK, encoded by the coding sequence TTGGTATTTATATTTACGGCTCTATTAGGCGTGTCTTGTAATAAAGATAAGAAACCTGAATCTGTTGCTGTAGATGAGAATATAAATGAAATTGTAGACTATAATAAGACTGATTTGATATCAAAAGTTAAGTTTTCTGATATCAAAACTCAAGAAATATATGATTTGTATCTGTCTGTAAAAGCAGCTTTGGTAAATTCTGAAAGTGGTATTGTACAAGCGGAAACAAAAAAACTAGAAGCTGTTATTGAAGACTCTGAAGAGAATAAGCAAATTAAAGCAGTTTCAAAACTTATCTCACTAACCAAAGACATTAAAAAGCAACGTGATTTTTTTGTTTCATTAACTAGTGAGGTAGAAAAACTAGTTGGTAAAGCCAAAATTACATCGGGAGAAGTATATAAACAGTTTTGTCCTATGGCTTTTGATGGAGAAGGAGGGTATTGGTTGTCTGATTCTAAAGAAGTTAGAAATCCATATTATGGAAAAAAAATGCTTGCCTGCGGAAGTGTAGAGAAGACTTTTAAATAA
- a CDS encoding peptidylprolyl isomerase, translating to MAVLNKIRQRSVFLIVIIALALFSFVLADLIRNGGAISQKAENTIATINGKDIDRTEFARKVELASRSFGGGTSSIQAVNYVWNQELRETVFEEQFEELNIRVGEDQVNQLLEESLANNPTFLNEAGVFDKAKMQEYVANVKATSPQAYQQWLDFEVSVSKGAREQTYLNMIKAGVGSTLKEGELAYKMENDNVDIKYVQLPFSSIEDTEVEVTDAEIKAYIDAHKEQYKAEASRSIRYVLFNELPSEEDENQVKAEVAALLDDKVEFNEATKANDSVLGFKNIDVKDAEEFVNQNSAVKFDGGFKFKKDLPTTEADTIYNLGIGDVYGPYKDGDYIKISKVVAQKQMPDSVKVSHILVSWVGLGTAGDTKRTKEEAKTLADSIIAITKADKTKFAALATQFSSDQSNKDKGGDLGYFSPGRMVPAFNDYCFENKTGDQGIVETQFGYHIISIEDQKNEQKAIQVATVAQKVEPSEKTINAIFTETTKFQISARDKDFEEVSKENKLTVRPVNKIKELDENIPGLGARRAIVQWAFNEESEVGIVKRFDIPEGYAVVQLTEKEDEGAMKVGDASLTVKPILVNKKKAEKLKSKISGSTLDAIAQGQGQTVKVASALTMKTPTISGAGTEPKVVGAAFALESGNISSPIVGNNGVYVIEVTKKTPASGLDTYMSYASQASKTQTGAVNTKVFEALKEAAEIEDKRSKFY from the coding sequence ATGGCAGTTTTAAATAAAATCAGACAGCGTTCGGTCTTTCTAATCGTAATCATTGCACTAGCACTTTTCTCTTTTGTGTTAGCAGATTTGATTCGTAATGGAGGAGCCATTTCCCAGAAAGCTGAGAATACAATTGCAACAATAAACGGAAAAGATATTGATCGAACTGAGTTTGCTAGAAAAGTAGAACTAGCATCAAGGAGTTTTGGAGGAGGAACATCAAGTATCCAGGCAGTGAATTATGTGTGGAATCAAGAATTGAGAGAAACAGTTTTTGAAGAGCAATTCGAAGAGCTAAATATTAGAGTAGGAGAAGATCAGGTAAACCAGTTGTTAGAAGAATCATTAGCTAATAACCCTACGTTTTTAAATGAAGCAGGAGTTTTTGATAAGGCTAAAATGCAAGAGTATGTGGCTAATGTAAAAGCTACTTCACCACAAGCATACCAACAATGGTTAGATTTTGAAGTTTCTGTAAGTAAAGGTGCTAGAGAACAAACTTATCTTAATATGATTAAAGCTGGTGTAGGATCTACACTAAAAGAAGGTGAGCTGGCTTATAAAATGGAAAATGATAATGTAGATATCAAATATGTACAACTCCCATTTTCTAGTATTGAAGATACAGAAGTAGAAGTAACTGATGCAGAAATTAAAGCATATATTGATGCTCATAAAGAGCAATATAAAGCAGAAGCTTCAAGAAGTATACGTTATGTCTTGTTTAATGAACTTCCTAGTGAAGAAGATGAGAATCAAGTAAAAGCGGAAGTAGCTGCATTATTAGACGATAAAGTAGAGTTTAATGAAGCAACCAAAGCGAATGATTCTGTTTTAGGATTCAAAAATATAGATGTAAAGGATGCAGAAGAGTTTGTGAATCAAAATTCTGCTGTAAAATTTGATGGAGGATTTAAGTTCAAAAAAGATTTGCCAACTACAGAAGCAGATACAATTTATAATCTTGGTATAGGAGATGTATATGGCCCATATAAAGATGGAGATTATATTAAAATTTCAAAAGTAGTTGCGCAAAAGCAAATGCCAGACTCAGTTAAAGTAAGTCATATTCTTGTTTCTTGGGTTGGATTAGGTACTGCCGGTGATACAAAACGAACTAAGGAAGAAGCGAAGACTTTGGCAGATAGTATTATTGCAATAACTAAAGCAGATAAAACAAAATTCGCTGCTTTGGCAACACAATTCTCTTCAGATCAGTCTAATAAAGATAAAGGAGGAGATCTTGGGTATTTCTCACCAGGTAGAATGGTTCCTGCTTTTAATGATTATTGTTTTGAAAACAAAACAGGAGATCAAGGAATTGTAGAAACACAATTTGGGTATCATATTATAAGTATCGAGGATCAAAAAAATGAGCAAAAAGCGATACAGGTAGCTACAGTAGCTCAAAAAGTTGAACCGAGTGAAAAAACCATCAATGCGATTTTTACTGAAACAACCAAATTTCAGATTTCAGCTAGAGACAAAGATTTTGAAGAAGTTTCTAAAGAGAATAAATTAACCGTACGACCAGTAAATAAGATTAAAGAATTGGATGAGAACATCCCTGGATTAGGAGCTAGAAGAGCAATTGTGCAATGGGCTTTTAATGAGGAATCTGAAGTAGGTATAGTAAAACGCTTTGATATTCCTGAAGGGTATGCAGTAGTTCAATTGACTGAAAAAGAAGATGAAGGGGCAATGAAGGTAGGAGATGCAAGTTTAACTGTAAAACCAATATTAGTCAATAAAAAGAAAGCAGAGAAATTAAAAAGTAAAATTTCTGGTAGTACGCTCGACGCAATTGCTCAAGGTCAAGGGCAAACTGTGAAAGTTGCTTCTGCATTGACTATGAAAACACCAACTATTAGTGGAGCAGGAACTGAGCCAAAAGTAGTAGGAGCAGCCTTTGCTCTAGAGTCAGGAAATATATCGAGTCCTATCGTTGGTAATAACGGAGTATATGTTATAGAAGTAACTAAGAAAACACCAGCTAGTGGTTTAGATACATATATGAGTTATGCGTCACAAGCTTCCAAAACTCAAACCGGAGCAGTGAATACTAAAGTTTTTGAAGCGCTTAAAGAAGCAGCAGAAATTGAAGATAAGAGATCGAAATTCTATTAG
- the aceA gene encoding isocitrate lyase has product MNTEQRIEELIIDWTTNPRWKNVERPYSAEEVVKLQGSYKIEHSVAKQGSEKLWMKLKTQDFVAGLGALTGNQAVQEVEAGLEAIYLSGWQVAADANLAGQMYPDQSLYPVNSVPQVVKRINNALLRADQIQVVNGEENKKDYLVPIVADAEAGFGGNLNAFELMKSMIESGASGVHFEDQLSSAKKCGHLGGKVLVPTQEAINKLVAARLAADVMGVPAIIIARTDADAANLLTSDVDERDRKFVTGERTDEGFFHVNNGIEQGIDRGLSYAPYADLIWMETSNPDLEQARKFAEAIHAKYPDQMLAYNCSPSFNWAAKLSVSEMETFREELAAMGYKFQFITLAGFHALNTSMFELSKAYKERGMAGYSELQEREFALQKDGFRAVKHQGFVGTTYFDAVQNTVTTGKASTVAMKGSTEVEQF; this is encoded by the coding sequence ATGAACACAGAACAAAGAATAGAAGAATTGATTATCGATTGGACTACAAATCCAAGATGGAAGAATGTAGAACGCCCTTACTCTGCCGAAGAAGTAGTAAAACTACAAGGGTCATACAAAATCGAGCATAGTGTAGCCAAACAAGGTTCAGAAAAACTATGGATGAAACTAAAAACTCAGGATTTTGTAGCAGGATTGGGTGCACTAACAGGCAATCAAGCGGTACAAGAAGTAGAAGCTGGATTAGAAGCAATATACTTAAGCGGGTGGCAGGTGGCCGCTGATGCTAATCTCGCAGGACAAATGTATCCAGATCAATCTTTATATCCCGTAAACAGTGTACCACAAGTAGTAAAAAGAATTAACAACGCATTGCTACGAGCTGATCAAATACAAGTGGTGAATGGTGAAGAAAACAAAAAGGACTATTTGGTTCCTATCGTAGCAGATGCTGAAGCCGGCTTTGGAGGAAATCTAAATGCTTTTGAATTGATGAAATCTATGATCGAGTCTGGGGCTAGTGGAGTTCACTTTGAAGATCAATTAAGTTCTGCTAAAAAATGTGGGCATCTTGGCGGAAAGGTATTAGTACCAACCCAGGAAGCGATCAACAAATTAGTAGCAGCTCGACTTGCTGCAGATGTAATGGGAGTGCCTGCAATTATCATTGCACGTACCGATGCTGATGCAGCCAATTTATTAACCAGTGATGTAGACGAGCGTGACAGAAAGTTTGTTACAGGAGAACGTACAGACGAAGGTTTCTTTCATGTAAATAACGGAATAGAACAAGGTATTGACAGAGGATTGTCATATGCACCATATGCAGATCTAATTTGGATGGAAACCAGTAATCCAGATTTAGAACAAGCTCGCAAGTTTGCTGAAGCTATCCATGCAAAATATCCAGATCAAATGCTAGCATACAACTGCTCTCCTTCATTTAACTGGGCAGCAAAGCTTTCTGTTTCTGAAATGGAAACATTTAGAGAAGAATTGGCCGCTATGGGATACAAATTTCAATTTATCACTCTTGCAGGGTTTCATGCCTTAAACACTAGTATGTTTGAATTATCTAAAGCATATAAAGAAAGAGGAATGGCTGGTTATTCTGAATTACAAGAAAGGGAATTTGCTTTACAAAAAGATGGATTTCGTGCAGTAAAACATCAAGGATTTGTTGGTACTACATATTTTGATGCTGTACAAAACACAGTAACCACAGGTAAAGCTTCGACTGTTGCTATGAAAGGCAGTACAGAAGTCGAGCAATTCTAA
- a CDS encoding GAF domain-containing protein, with amino-acid sequence MLFEDLKHQVTHLLKDNNKSVTDRLHMICKLLKDNIDHYDWVGFYFKNEDKEELKLRTYVGEKTDHVIIPFGKGICGQVAVSNENFVVPDVQAQGNYIACSLTVKSEIVIPLFKNGENIGQIDIDSESLDPFTEKDERFLEFVNQEVAKIL; translated from the coding sequence ATGCTTTTTGAAGATTTAAAACACCAGGTAACTCATTTACTTAAAGACAATAATAAATCTGTTACAGATAGATTACATATGATTTGCAAACTACTCAAAGACAACATAGATCACTATGACTGGGTAGGTTTTTATTTTAAAAACGAGGACAAAGAAGAGTTAAAACTACGCACATATGTTGGCGAAAAAACAGATCACGTTATTATTCCCTTCGGAAAAGGAATCTGTGGTCAGGTTGCTGTTTCGAATGAGAATTTTGTGGTTCCAGATGTGCAAGCACAAGGTAATTATATCGCCTGTAGCCTAACTGTTAAATCAGAAATTGTAATACCTCTCTTTAAAAACGGGGAAAATATAGGTCAGATTGATATTGACTCTGAGAGCTTAGATCCTTTTACAGAAAAAGATGAGAGGTTTTTAGAATTTGTAAATCAAGAAGTTGCTAAAATCCTTTAA
- a CDS encoding M15 family metallopeptidase gives MIKKKLILLIFSVLFFSCSEVKVAAEPTAQTLALIEKSKALQLRGEKVEQSMLRNKDSLVMLIGEPSIRVKVTSDDKDFVNIMEMSNEFILDMKYATSDNFLKEKVYACAECFVRKEVAVALIKANDDLLTQGYRIKFFDCYRPYSVQKKMWKIFPNPGYVADPKGGSVHNRGAAVDITLVRSSGGHVDMGTDFDHFGKEAHHSYTSLSPTVLGHRKLLRETMEKHGFKTIRTEWWHYNFKGNTKFKISDFRWKCD, from the coding sequence ATGATTAAGAAAAAATTGATCTTGTTGATTTTTTCTGTACTCTTTTTTTCCTGTAGTGAAGTAAAGGTAGCTGCTGAGCCCACGGCTCAGACTCTTGCTCTTATAGAAAAATCTAAGGCACTACAGTTACGAGGGGAAAAAGTTGAACAGAGTATGCTCAGAAATAAAGATTCGCTGGTAATGCTTATTGGTGAACCGAGTATACGAGTAAAAGTTACTTCAGATGATAAGGATTTTGTGAATATTATGGAGATGTCTAATGAGTTTATTTTGGACATGAAATATGCAACTTCTGATAATTTTTTGAAAGAAAAAGTATATGCTTGTGCCGAATGCTTTGTTAGGAAAGAAGTGGCAGTTGCACTTATAAAAGCGAATGATGATTTGCTTACACAGGGGTACAGAATAAAGTTTTTTGACTGTTATCGTCCATATAGTGTTCAGAAAAAGATGTGGAAGATTTTTCCTAACCCTGGATATGTTGCAGACCCTAAAGGAGGATCTGTGCATAATAGAGGAGCAGCGGTCGATATTACCTTAGTGAGATCATCAGGTGGACATGTTGATATGGGAACGGATTTTGATCATTTTGGAAAAGAAGCACATCATTCATACACATCACTGTCGCCAACTGTATTGGGGCATCGTAAATTGCTACGAGAAACTATGGAGAAGCATGGATTTAAAACCATAAGAACAGAATGGTGGCACTATAATTTTAAAGGAAACACAAAATTTAAAATATCAGATTTCAGATGGAAATGTGATTAA
- the aceB gene encoding malate synthase A: MEIQTNLSQKISFTKEVKNYHPEILTDGALIFLEALQNRFNERRLVLLRNRESQQQLFDLGTHPSFPENTKEIRNSEWSAAQIPTDLQDRRVEITGPVDRKMVINALNSGAKTFMADFEDSNAPLWENCLQGQKNLKDAVNKTISFYNPKKDKTYTLNEKTATLIVRPRGLHLNEKHLLINDKEISASLFDFALYLFHNHKQLKENSTGPYYYIPKLEHFNEAVWWNDVIDFSEEYLDIKHGTVKVTVLVETITASFQLDEIIYALKDHIVGLNCGRWDYIFSYIKKLRNHPGFVVPDRAQVTMTSPFMDAYSKLVIQRCHKRNILAIGGMAAQIPIKEDEDRNVIAYTKVQADKEREVKNGHDGTWVAHPGLVALAMRVFDTHMPNPNQMDVKRDDINITENDLLAIPKGTITEKGIRQNINVGIHYIATWLGGNGAVALYHLMEDAATAEISRTQIWQWLQQEVVLEDGRTLNNTLFNTLFKDELKIIKKQVGSSLFKTKNYQNAIQIFEKLVTSDEFEEFLTTKAYQYI; this comes from the coding sequence ATGGAAATTCAAACAAATCTTAGTCAGAAAATTAGCTTCACTAAAGAAGTTAAAAACTACCATCCTGAAATATTGACCGATGGAGCACTGATCTTTTTAGAAGCCTTACAAAATCGTTTTAATGAAAGACGATTAGTTCTTTTAAGAAATCGCGAAAGCCAACAACAGTTATTTGATCTGGGAACTCACCCTTCTTTTCCAGAGAACACAAAAGAAATTCGCAATAGCGAGTGGTCAGCTGCACAAATCCCCACAGACCTGCAAGACCGAAGAGTAGAAATCACAGGGCCTGTCGACAGAAAAATGGTAATCAATGCCTTAAATTCTGGAGCCAAAACATTTATGGCCGACTTCGAGGACAGCAATGCTCCTCTATGGGAAAACTGCCTTCAAGGCCAAAAAAACCTGAAAGATGCGGTTAACAAAACCATTTCGTTTTATAATCCAAAAAAAGACAAAACCTATACGCTTAATGAAAAAACAGCCACATTAATCGTAAGACCCAGAGGCCTACATCTTAATGAAAAACACCTTTTGATAAATGACAAGGAAATCTCTGCCTCTTTATTTGATTTTGCCTTATATCTGTTTCATAACCATAAACAGCTTAAAGAAAATAGTACCGGACCTTATTACTACATTCCTAAACTAGAGCATTTCAATGAAGCTGTATGGTGGAATGATGTAATTGATTTTTCTGAAGAATATTTAGACATCAAACACGGTACCGTAAAAGTGACTGTTCTAGTAGAAACTATTACAGCAAGTTTTCAACTTGATGAAATTATCTATGCATTAAAAGATCATATCGTTGGATTGAATTGCGGAAGATGGGACTATATTTTTAGTTATATCAAAAAACTAAGAAATCATCCAGGTTTTGTAGTTCCCGATCGTGCCCAGGTAACAATGACCAGTCCTTTTATGGACGCATATAGCAAACTGGTAATCCAAAGATGTCACAAAAGAAATATTCTGGCAATTGGTGGTATGGCGGCACAAATCCCTATCAAAGAAGATGAAGACAGAAATGTAATTGCATATACCAAAGTACAAGCCGATAAAGAGCGAGAAGTAAAAAACGGTCATGACGGCACATGGGTAGCACATCCAGGACTGGTAGCATTGGCAATGCGTGTATTTGATACTCATATGCCAAACCCTAATCAAATGGATGTTAAACGTGATGACATAAACATTACCGAGAATGATCTTTTAGCCATTCCAAAAGGCACCATTACCGAAAAAGGAATACGGCAAAATATTAATGTTGGAATTCATTATATCGCAACCTGGTTAGGAGGTAATGGAGCAGTAGCATTATACCACCTTATGGAGGATGCTGCTACCGCAGAAATTAGCCGAACCCAAATATGGCAATGGTTACAACAGGAAGTGGTCTTAGAAGATGGTAGAACACTCAACAATACATTATTTAATACTCTTTTTAAGGATGAACTCAAGATAATTAAAAAACAGGTAGGAAGTTCACTCTTCAAAACTAAAAATTATCAAAACGCAATCCAGATTTTCGAAAAACTAGTAACATCTGATGAGTTTGAAGAATTTCTTACCACCAAAGCGTATCAATACATATAA
- the galE gene encoding UDP-glucose 4-epimerase GalE: MKILVTGGLGFIGSHTVVELQNKGYEVVIIDNCSNSSPDVLKGIHKITGKDLIFEKFDLREKDKVEEFFKRHHDIEGVIHFAASKAVGESVEKPLLYYENNLSTLVYILQQLAHKTSASFIFSSSCTVYGQADELPITENAPVKVAESPYGNTKQIGEEIIRDTCKVHPALKAIALRYFNPIGAHPSAEIGELPIGVPQNLIPFITQTAIGLREQLSVFGDDYPTSDGTCIRDYIHVVDLAKAHVVALQRLLEDKNKSNYEVFNVGTGTGSSVLEVIQSFEKVSNQKLNYKIVERREGDITAAYADTTKANNELGWNSKSSLDDSLTSAWKWEQKVRS; encoded by the coding sequence ATGAAAATCTTAGTCACGGGGGGATTGGGGTTTATTGGTTCTCACACCGTTGTAGAGTTACAAAACAAAGGGTATGAAGTTGTTATTATTGACAATTGTTCGAATTCATCACCTGATGTACTTAAAGGAATACACAAAATCACAGGAAAAGATCTTATTTTTGAAAAATTTGATCTTAGAGAAAAAGACAAGGTTGAAGAGTTTTTTAAACGCCATCATGATATCGAAGGAGTTATTCATTTTGCAGCATCAAAAGCTGTAGGTGAAAGCGTAGAAAAACCTTTGCTATACTACGAAAACAACTTATCAACTCTTGTATATATCCTGCAACAATTAGCTCACAAAACATCAGCTAGTTTTATTTTTAGCTCTTCCTGTACTGTATATGGTCAAGCAGACGAGTTGCCAATCACAGAAAATGCTCCTGTAAAAGTAGCAGAATCTCCTTATGGAAACACAAAACAGATTGGAGAAGAAATCATAAGAGATACCTGTAAAGTACACCCTGCCTTAAAAGCTATTGCTCTTCGTTACTTTAATCCAATTGGAGCACACCCTTCTGCAGAAATTGGAGAACTTCCTATTGGAGTTCCTCAAAACCTGATTCCGTTTATTACACAAACAGCAATAGGGTTAAGAGAGCAATTGTCTGTTTTTGGCGATGATTACCCCACATCAGACGGAACTTGTATTAGAGATTATATTCATGTCGTAGATCTTGCAAAAGCTCATGTAGTGGCTTTACAACGATTACTGGAAGACAAAAACAAGTCTAACTATGAAGTGTTTAATGTAGGTACCGGAACAGGAAGTTCTGTTCTTGAAGTGATACAGTCTTTTGAAAAAGTATCTAATCAAAAATTAAACTATAAAATTGTAGAAAGAAGAGAAGGTGATATCACAGCTGCCTATGCAGATACCACTAAAGCAAATAACGAATTAGGATGGAACTCAAAAAGTAGTCTGGATGATTCTCTTACCTCTGCCTGGAAATGGGAACAAAAGGTTAGAAGTTAG
- a CDS encoding lysoplasmalogenase, with the protein MTRKTQNLRIVVFVVIYIIIVICDLVCSSDDTYSNLRSVTKPSILGSLIIFFLIHRKGLGISIFRLMLLALLFSLAGDILLLFVIQSQFFFIAGLVMFLLAHIMYILVFLKKHNKHKKNKIFLVLTVAYGVGLFYLLYPGLGDMLIPVMVYMVVILLMSNASYLREKRVSQVSYLMVFIGSLFFMASDSILAFSMFYQPLPMSNIWIMATYATAQLLIVFGVLRQKNQIF; encoded by the coding sequence ATGACCAGAAAAACGCAAAATCTAAGAATTGTAGTGTTTGTTGTAATTTACATCATTATTGTAATATGTGATTTGGTTTGTAGTAGTGATGATACGTATTCGAATCTTAGAAGTGTCACAAAACCTTCAATTCTGGGTTCGTTAATCATCTTCTTTTTAATACATAGAAAAGGACTGGGTATTTCAATATTTAGACTAATGCTATTGGCCTTGTTGTTTTCTTTAGCCGGAGACATACTACTTTTATTTGTTATACAATCTCAATTCTTCTTTATTGCAGGTTTAGTTATGTTTTTGTTGGCACATATAATGTATATTTTAGTGTTTCTTAAAAAACATAATAAGCATAAAAAAAATAAAATTTTTCTTGTGCTAACAGTTGCTTATGGTGTAGGCCTGTTTTATTTGTTATACCCAGGACTAGGAGATATGTTAATTCCTGTGATGGTGTATATGGTGGTGATTTTATTAATGTCAAATGCATCATATCTAAGAGAGAAGCGTGTCTCTCAGGTAAGTTATCTCATGGTCTTTATAGGCTCTTTGTTTTTTATGGCCTCTGATAGCATTTTAGCATTTTCAATGTTTTACCAGCCTTTGCCTATGAGTAACATATGGATTATGGCTACATATGCAACAGCTCAGCTTTTGATAGTTTTTGGTGTTTTAAGACAAAAAAACCAGATTTTTTAA